In Bactrocera dorsalis isolate Fly_Bdor unplaced genomic scaffold, ASM2337382v1 BdCtg459, whole genome shotgun sequence, the genomic stretch AGATAATCTTAAACCAGAAGGACACATGTATATTTCATCTACAGATAGAACCGATTCTAAACTTTTAAAAACTGCTACTGAAAAGGTGGTTATAAAACGTCCAGTAGACAATCTCAAACTAGAGGGCACTCTTCAGGTTTCCAGAAGAGATGACTACAATGAAAAACAAAGTTCAAGACTAGACAGCACTAAAGTAGTACAAAAGACTGTCCGATCGAAGTATTCTCATAACAAATCATCTATAACCCTTGGAGAGGACAATGCCATTTTGAAAACAACTAATCAAATGAACTTTGTTTCTGGCAAACAAGCAATTCCTGCCGCAAATGTAAGTTCGGAAAAACCCGTTGACGGTTTAGTAGTAGTATCGACGAAAAAGGTAACTACAGTAATAGGTGGTCGGGTAAAGAAAGAAGCTGAAACAGAATATGTTAAACGACAAGAGAGAGTCAATGTCATAGAAAATGTTGCAAAGACCAACAATGTTAAGAACATTGTAAACGTTGAAAATAAACACGACGAGGCAATTTCTATGACCGAAAATCGTATTAGAAGGGAAAATAAAATGATTGATACCCGCATTAACGCTTCATCTCATGAGTCCTCTTCGGCACAATTCAAAACTAGTAAAATTGGCAACACTTCTGAAAGAGTATTATCCAGTACAACAATGGGAGAAGTCACGGGTCAAACACACTCCACCCAATGCAAGTTTGGAGAAATGCAGAGCGCAACAGCAAAGCTAAACGCTGCTGGATCGGCTAAATTTATGTCAGATCAAACACATTCCACTCAACAAAAGTCCACAGCCGTTGAAAGCTCCTCGTCAAAAACGAAATCTAGTTCTTCAGCTGCTACAGTATCCAAACATTTTCATCATCGAAGAAGCGACTTCACTGCCGATACGAACGTTACGAACTCAGTATTTCATCGAAAATCTATTTCTAACGATTCCAATCAGATAGGTAGTCTTACATCGAATGGTAAAATTCATCGCAAGAGTATTTTAAACTTGCACGAGGAGCCATCGAGTTCGGTTTTCCCTAGTGAACGTCAAAGCTACAGCAGTATACATAGACAAAGTAGAGAACAACAAGATAATAATAACTCATTTTTGGTGAGTGAACGCCGCCACTTTAACACGCTTAGTCAATCGCAAAGTAGGGATCAGGCTTCGAAGTTCTGCAATGTTCATAAAACATCGTCTTCCAGTGGTATAGAATTTCCATCATACAGTAAACATTCCGAACGAACTGTATCCCGTAGAAATGTCAACCAATCATCGATTTCTCTAGGTATAGATGGAGCTTCGTCTACAACCCTATACCGTAGTGAATACAAAACGGTTCCATCTACAACTTGTGCTATACACAAAATCAAAGAAGGTGCATTCCAACACACTAGAAACACGAAcgaacataaattttttaaaactgttaAGAATTAATTCCCAACTAACCCACATACAACTTTTAATGGCATGTGTCGACATACATATTAATCTTTTCtctctaatattatattatatgtaaatattaagcATGCAGAATTgccacatacaagtatacatatgtatgtttttaataataaattctacaattatatataaaaaataacatccACTATATATtgagttttatatacatatgtacaactgtGGAACTGTGAACGTGCAGAGAGATTTTCTTCGAAAGTCTACGTGCGGCCCTGGACTTAAGGCGATGTGGTTTAAGGGGTGGCAATGTTTCAGAACGTAGAAATATACCAACATTTATTTCAtcgtaaaaattattgttgttttgaataagacatttatttaacaatttatcGAGATTctgaacttaatttttatactctggtaacaaagttgctaaggagagtattatagttttgttcacataacggttgtttgtaagtcctgaaactaaaagagtcagatatagggttatatataccaaagttatcagggtgacgagtagagttgaaatccggatgtctgtctgtccgtccgtccgtccgtccgtgcaagctgtaacttgagtaaaaattgagatatcatgatgaaacttggtacacgtatttcttggctccataagaaggttaagttcgaagatgggcaaaatcggcccactgccacgcccacaaaatggcggaaaccgaaaacctataaagtgtcataactaagccataaataaagacatttaagtgaaatttggcacaaaggatcgcattagggaggggcatatttggtcctatttttttggtaaagtgggcatggccccgcccctactaagttttttgtacatatctcggaaactactatagctatgtcaaccaaactctatagagtcgtttccttcaggcatttccatatacagttcaaaaatggaagaaatcggataataaccacacccacctcctatacaaaggttatgttgaaaatcactaaaagtgcgttaaccgactaacaaaaaacgtcagaaacaccaaattttacggaagaaatggcagaaggaagctgcacccattgaaaatgggcgtggcgtcgcccacttatggaccaaaaaccatatctcagaaactactaaaccgatttcaatgaaattcggtatataatattttcttaacaccttgatgacatgtacgaaatatgggtgaaatcggttcacaaccacgccttctttcaatataacgctattttgaattccatctaatgccttctctgtataatatatacattagcggaacaaaactttacacaaatacggtatttgagctgaggtatcccttgtggaaaaattgtcgtgatcggactataactttttaaaggtccctgatatcgaacacgaagaactcagtgcctaacctaacgtaacctaatttttcaccgaaaatatccgtaaatttctcagaatttaatacagcaaaataaaaaaatatgtaaatgacggataatgaaatctcgattatcactttatcatgcgagagtataaaaagttcggtgacacccgaacttagcccttccttacttgtttctatTAACAATGAGATAATATCGAGAAACACTTAGCGGTGCAGAACATCGTtaaagaaaagaagaagcgtctttaaaaatagaaattgctAGGACCAGGAAATaccaaaacgtcaaccagaggatcgaaatccaaaCAATGTTATATATAGATATGGTACATAACTTGTATCATACACTGACACATTTAGTATGAGGTTTCTTAGATtaacgaaaataattatatttactataATATGGGATTTTGGGTCATTAATAAGccaatttcacatatttttggcattaaacTATAGGGTATCAATATCACTTAGTTTTGACGAAAGTTTTAAGATCTTGTATTAGGAACATAGGAGATACTTAgttattgacccgattttatctattttttgccAATACTACATTCAGTTTAAACGCCAAAGACTAATAGAATGCTCCCAAGGTTTCATCAAAGTTCGTCACATACAAtaaccaatcatatggagtaaaggcAGCCGGGCGGGTCGAAAATCCTaataatagttatatgggggctaggtcaagttttcgccaaatttgatccattttaggcacaaagatacacagtTTAAGTTTATTACACACACaggaagtattgatccgattcaacctcTTCTTAACACACAGACATATTTTTATCATGCAAGAATTTTCtctgtattttaattatatatctcacacattgaccgatattttcggtaaaaaatcaactataagcacTAGGTCCACATATTCAATACCTAGGGgcttttcacactgtcggttgcagattttataatattttgccaGGCGAatgtggttgttgtagctttagtagtttaggagatgTGTGAATTGAACTTATTTTAgggttttatatcttaatttagtgcttaggtGATacgaacaaccgttaggtgaacaaaactattatacgcTGCACCAATATATTGCAGGAGCATAAAAACACcaacaatattgaattttttgattaaagTTTATCAATAATGATTCTCAAGCAACAAGTTCATTTACCGTAAGTATTTTGACGCAattgttaataatttgtttaatgtttaaaatataattaagaataaattattgaatgttattaaaacatatttttctagcCGAATTTAGATTCTACTACACAATCTTTTTTATTGCAAGACAAAGATTTGAACGAAACGCCTTCAGATTTTTCTCCATTAGACGGTGCTGGAACACCATAAACACAGTAAACATctgatattataaaattattatatttattaaataaagcagtGCCCATTTTCTATGGTTAAACTCCACGAAGAAATTTGAGATTCCATAAATAGTATGAACGGTTTGTCACATAATGAAGTAAGGGGtttcaaaaattctaaaaatttttattaggaTAAAAAAGAGTATGTTCGAAAAGTTTATTCGAACGAACTATGAAGaaagtaaaaatgaaataatttattctgAAACAAAAGGATCTATATTTTATGGTCCATACTTACTTTTTGCTAAAAGTGGTGAATGAATGCTTAAACTGGCGAAGGATTTTGCCATtggaaaaacacaacaacacgcATTGAAGTTCATAAAAGATTTCAGCTGAGTTATAGCCCAGTtaaaaacagcgcgccagtcgttcttcttttcgcaatgtggcgccagttggagattccaagcgaagctaggtccttttccacctggtttttccaacggagtggaggtcttcctcttcttctgcttcacacggcgggtaatgcgtcgaatactttcaaagctggagtgttttcgtccgttcggacgacatgacctagccagcgtagccgctgtcttttaattcgctgaactgtgtcaatgcgatattcgccgtggcctaCACgaaaagaaccataaatctttcgcagaacgtTTCTCTCCAAAATTCGTTACGTCGACTcaacagatgttgtcatcgtccctgcctctgcaccatatagccggagtttggtttttgttctcagtccgaagtagcacctgttggcaagagttattctgtgttggattttgaggcagacattgttattgctgttaatactggttccaagagaGACGAAAaaatctacgacttcgaagttatcaCTTAtgacagtgacgtgggagcctagtcgcaagtgcgacgactctttgtttgatgacaggagatatgtatttcgtcttgccctcgtccGCTACAGCATAACTCACGGCGCGTttgttgaggtcaatgatatcgatatcatcatcatcttcatactcatgcatttcagcctctctctttttcaatctgcaaatgcatctcgcttccctcttaaactctcggtatctatcccatcccgcacgtgttgtggtcgatcgtaacgttgcgagttaggtagtctgttttctctttgaccaagtatcctctgggtagtccaagaacatccgtttgaaagcgagctaaagtaagaaggcgaaacagggttgtgcgctgggtttgggacccgccattaAAAAACGCCGCCAATGAACAGAATCAATATatagtagtcgaaaaagtctttacgtattttgttaatagacgtcgttgcagtcgtatatcacAATGTGTTATATCATATAGTATTGGAAAGATGATTTTaagcaccaaaaaaaaaaataaattcggcgaagttgaagaaaagttacagctgttcaaaaatgtgtgaaaataatgagGAAGCTCGCTATATTTTggaatttgtgaagtttacggagacgatgcagTCTCaattcgtgtagcacaacaatgctTCGCTCGCTTCCGGTCtgcaaatttcgaaattatgaataaaagaaacatttacatatattatcaaGATCGATTCACTTGAGTCTTTTCCGAGGACTTCATATTGTATACTCACAAGAAAACAACATAATAAAGGCTATACTTTTAATGTatttgaacattaaaaaaattatccatataatttaatacatgtacatgtatgtatataagatcTATCTATAATATTTGATACAATTATCATGGAAGACATGTTTCAACTTTAATCTTAaactatacacacatacatacttacatctgCGTGCATTTGGATTATTtctatgtaaataagtattattacattatatacatatgtatgtatatatatgtatgtgttaaatcgttttggaagacatttttcacttttcattttgCAGGCTATCTTACtttgtataattataaataGGTATTTATATAATGTTTATGAAATATCTCATTTACAACATTATTTTGGAAGACTTCGTTTTCGTTTCATTTTGTTCGAATTGTCGGTTTTGACTTATCGTTTAAGTAAATActaagcaaatttaattaatttcttaatgCAACATAGATATCcccaaatacatacttataatagttttttttatatggaaTGCCGAAACAAATTTCATGAGTTCGTTCACCTTGGCAACATACGATCTGTGCTttccaatattattttttatttaatgaccCACCGAGGAATCTTATGGAATATTCTATAGTATTTGTACCTAGTAAAGGTGACCCTCTTAAAATGGTAGCCCCAATTCAAAGGCGTTAATTAATGCATTGCCAGAATCGTAAATGCCTATTACGCCAAACAAGACTCCCAGAGCGATGATGAGGTAATCCTTTGCAACTTCCTTTTGATCCAATAGATGGCCTTTGATTTTCAAATGGAAATAACAAGGCCAGATAAAGCTCAGCATAGTCCCGGTGAAGCTACCAATGAAACCCAtaagaattgaaaaatgtgGTATGAAAATAGCCATCATAATTGTTGCAACTATCACACCGACTCGAAATCCGAGGCCCCAAACTTTTAGTTCCCCATCCAAATGCCATATTGTAGGAAATTTCGTTTTTGG encodes the following:
- the LOC125775348 gene encoding uncharacterized protein LOC125775348, whose product is LKPEGHMYISSTDRTDSKLLKTATEKVVIKRPVDNLKLEGTLQVSRRDDYNEKQSSRLDSTKVVQKTVRSKYSHNKSSITLGEDNAILKTTNQMNFVSGKQAIPAANVSSEKPVDGLVVVSTKKVTTVIGGRVKKEAETEYVKRQERVNVIENVAKTNNVKNIVNVENKHDEAISMTENRIRRENKMIDTRINASSHESSSAQFKTSKIGNTSERVLSSTTMGEVTGQTHSTQCKFGEMQSATAKLNAAGSAKFMSDQTHSTQQKSTAVESSSSKTKSSSSAATVSKHFHHRRSDFTADTNVTNSVFHRKSISNDSNQIGSLTSNGKIHRKSILNLHEEPSSSVFPSERQSYSSIHRQSREQQDNNNSFLVSERRHFNTLSQSQSRDQASKFCNVHKTSSSSGIEFPSYSKHSERTVSRRNVNQSSISLGIDGASSTTLYRSEYKTVPSTTCAIHKIKEGAFQHTRNTNEHKFFKTVKN